The following are from one region of the Methanohalobium evestigatum Z-7303 genome:
- a CDS encoding DUF262 domain-containing protein, with product MDNPQLIFESLNSTGLDLSQSDLIRNYLLMGLEQQHQKNLYNNYWYKMEQIFGHENYQERFDRFMRDYLTIKLNRIPRFNEIYEEFKQYYKGLENTTQEIIQDIYCHSKLYMNIAFNKENDDGLNEKFNEINILKVEVAYPFLLQVYYDYQDGNIDKKDFIEILDVVISYVFRRAICSIPTNSLNKTFSTLMNEVDKDNYVESVKAALMSKETYRRFPEDDEFYNELMNKDVYNFRNCKYLLTKLENANDFRTKEPIYMDNYTIEHIMPQNPNLPEAWIDQLGPNWKEVQNHYLHTIGNLTLTAHNPELGDSTFKEKKEIFDKSPLYLNSDLREYDAWNKDSIINRSKTLANKALEVWQYP from the coding sequence ATGGACAATCCACAACTTATTTTTGAAAGTTTAAATTCTACAGGGCTTGATTTGTCACAATCTGATTTAATAAGAAATTATCTACTAATGGGTCTGGAACAACAACACCAGAAAAATCTGTACAATAATTACTGGTACAAAATGGAACAAATTTTTGGACATGAAAATTATCAAGAACGATTTGATAGGTTCATGCGTGATTATCTAACTATCAAATTAAATAGGATTCCACGTTTTAACGAAATATATGAAGAATTTAAACAGTACTATAAAGGGCTAGAAAACACCACTCAAGAAATAATTCAGGACATATACTGTCATTCTAAATTGTATATGAACATCGCCTTCAATAAAGAAAATGACGATGGTTTAAATGAGAAATTTAATGAAATCAACATCTTGAAAGTCGAAGTTGCTTATCCATTCCTACTACAGGTATATTACGATTATCAAGATGGCAATATAGATAAAAAAGATTTTATTGAAATACTTGATGTTGTAATCTCTTATGTATTCCGTAGAGCTATCTGCAGTATCCCAACAAATTCACTCAATAAAACTTTTTCTACTTTGATGAATGAAGTAGACAAGGATAACTATGTTGAAAGTGTTAAAGCTGCACTAATGTCAAAAGAAACCTATAGAAGGTTCCCAGAAGACGATGAATTTTACAATGAACTGATGAATAAGGATGTATATAATTTTAGAAACTGTAAATATCTGCTAACTAAACTAGAAAATGCAAATGACTTCAGAACTAAAGAACCTATATACATGGATAATTACACAATAGAACATATAATGCCCCAGAATCCCAATTTACCAGAAGCCTGGATCGATCAACTGGGTCCAAACTGGAAAGAAGTTCAGAACCATTATTTGCACACAATAGGTAACCTGACTCTTACTGCTCATAATCCTGAACTTGGTGATTCCACTTTCAAAGAAAAGAAAGAAATATTTGATAAAAGTCCTCTATATCTAAACAGTGATTTAAGAGAATATGATGCATGGAACAAAGATTCAATAATCAACCGTAGCAAAACTTTAGCCAACAAAGCTCTTGAAGTTTGGCAATACCCATAA